A single window of Ignavibacteriales bacterium DNA harbors:
- a CDS encoding tyrosine-type recombinase/integrase — MYLVKQPERSPYYQLIYLRDGKLSSKSTKCTKKKDALKFLNNFKADPAEDILRAPILFSKFKTEYEQFVQTSFSKSYLRNVRSSLAQFLKYAGDKQLDEISLRVLEAFLLFIFSRSKHSAFLCYRNLRAAFNKAIEWDYLVDNPFRKFRFPKLPKVYPAFISDVEFVKILEKVRTNLLKDVYVTLFHTGMRAGELTNLRWNDVDLENRIITIRNTLEFSTKGKKDRIIPINDKLLGVLQKHFPKMINLNKPHFVFERIPGFKLTIDYLSKHFKKAVRAAEMNDQIHLHTLRHSFASNLIQKGVSLYVIKELLGHEDFKTTQIYSHLQHQNLADAVNLLN; from the coding sequence ATGTACCTTGTTAAACAACCAGAGAGATCACCCTACTATCAATTAATCTACCTGAGAGATGGAAAGTTATCTTCTAAATCAACAAAGTGTACAAAAAAAAAAGATGCTTTGAAATTCTTGAATAACTTCAAAGCAGATCCTGCAGAAGATATTCTAAGGGCTCCAATACTATTTTCTAAATTCAAAACTGAATACGAACAGTTTGTTCAGACTTCTTTTTCTAAAAGTTATCTGAGAAATGTTCGTTCATCACTTGCTCAATTCTTAAAGTATGCTGGTGATAAGCAGCTAGATGAAATTAGTTTACGTGTATTAGAAGCTTTCCTTCTCTTCATATTCAGCAGATCAAAGCACTCTGCATTTTTGTGTTATAGAAATCTAAGGGCTGCATTTAACAAAGCGATTGAATGGGATTACCTCGTTGATAATCCTTTCCGGAAATTTCGTTTTCCCAAACTACCAAAGGTTTACCCGGCTTTCATTTCTGATGTTGAGTTTGTAAAGATCCTAGAGAAGGTAAGAACAAATTTGTTGAAAGATGTATATGTAACTTTATTTCATACTGGCATGAGAGCTGGTGAATTAACAAATCTGAGATGGAATGATGTAGATCTTGAGAATAGAATAATCACGATTCGAAATACACTCGAGTTTTCAACTAAGGGAAAGAAAGACAGAATCATTCCGATAAACGATAAGTTGCTGGGGGTTCTACAGAAACATTTTCCAAAGATGATCAATTTGAATAAACCTCATTTTGTATTCGAAAGAATACCCGGCTTCAAACTTACGATCGATTACTTGAGCAAGCATTTCAAAAAAGCCGTACGCGCTGCAGAGATGAATGATCAGATCCACCTTCATACCTTGAGGCATTCTTTCGCAAGTAACTTAATTCAGAAAGGCGTTAGCTTGTATGTGATTAAGGAATTGCTGGGTCACGAGGATTTTAAAACAACACAAATATACAGTCACCTGCAGCATCAGAATCTAGCGGATGCTGTAAATTTATTAAATTAA
- a CDS encoding sigma 54-interacting transcriptional regulator, whose protein sequence is MEANTQNEILDSLAEGIFTVDKNFKINFFNRAAERILGIEKENVIGKTCKTVFNTLLCSTDCPIAKTLQSGKSVFNLETKFSCVNGKTIPLKMNAAVLKNNLDEPVGGVVSFLDASLLIDIEKFLATTNFYGIVGHSKSMIDIFNLINEIADTDVSVLIQGETGTGKEMIANAIQSTSRRKNEKFIKVNCAVIPHNMLASELFGHVKGAFTDAVKDRIGRFELADKGTIFLDEIAEMPLQMQTQLLRVIQEGTFERLGESVTKKVDVRIIAATNSNIKNAISSGKFREDLFFRLNVIPVEIPPLRERKDDILFLVKHFIKKYNIIYNKKIHEIEEEALDSIMNYEYPGNVRELESIIEYGVIRAKKENAICRCCLPPTVRQSNDTNCGGKTKRSLSKIDNDDLIQLLKDNRWNKTAVAKILGVDRSTLWRYLKNDGPNNN, encoded by the coding sequence ATGGAAGCTAATACTCAGAATGAAATATTAGATTCATTGGCTGAAGGAATTTTCACCGTTGACAAAAATTTCAAAATTAATTTCTTCAATCGAGCTGCCGAAAGGATATTAGGAATTGAGAAAGAAAATGTAATAGGTAAAACATGTAAGACTGTTTTTAATACGTTACTCTGTTCCACTGACTGCCCTATAGCCAAAACTTTACAATCCGGAAAAAGCGTATTTAATCTTGAGACAAAATTTTCATGTGTTAATGGAAAAACAATTCCTCTTAAGATGAACGCTGCAGTCCTAAAAAATAATTTAGATGAGCCGGTAGGCGGTGTGGTTTCATTTCTTGACGCATCTTTACTGATTGATATAGAAAAATTTCTTGCTACTACAAATTTTTATGGAATTGTTGGTCATAGTAAAAGCATGATAGATATATTTAATCTGATTAATGAGATTGCGGATACTGATGTAAGTGTATTGATTCAAGGAGAAACCGGAACGGGCAAAGAAATGATTGCAAATGCAATTCAAAGTACCAGCCGCCGCAAGAATGAGAAATTCATAAAGGTTAATTGTGCTGTTATTCCTCACAACATGCTGGCAAGTGAATTATTCGGGCATGTAAAAGGTGCTTTCACAGATGCTGTAAAAGATCGAATTGGGAGATTTGAATTGGCCGATAAGGGGACAATTTTTTTAGATGAAATAGCTGAAATGCCTCTTCAGATGCAGACACAATTGCTTAGAGTCATTCAAGAAGGAACATTTGAAAGATTGGGAGAATCCGTTACAAAGAAAGTTGATGTAAGAATTATTGCCGCAACAAATTCCAACATAAAAAATGCAATCAGTAGTGGGAAATTTAGAGAAGATCTTTTTTTTAGACTAAATGTAATACCTGTAGAAATTCCCCCATTGAGAGAAAGAAAAGATGATATTTTGTTTTTAGTAAAGCACTTCATTAAAAAGTACAATATTATTTATAATAAAAAAATTCACGAAATAGAAGAAGAGGCATTAGACTCAATAATGAATTATGAATATCCGGGGAATGTGCGCGAACTTGAGAGTATTATTGAGTACGGAGTAATTAGGGCAAAAAAAGAAAATGCTATCTGTCGTTGTTGTTTGCCTCCGACAGTTAGACAAAGTAATGATACTAACTGTGGTGGTAAAACAAAGAGATCACTCAGTAAAATTGACAACGATGACTTAATCCAACTTTTAAAAGATAATAGATGGAATAAAACTGCAGTTGCAAAAATTCTTGGTGTAGATCGATCAACTCTCTGGCGTTACCTTAAGAATGATGGCCCGAACAATAACTAA
- a CDS encoding tetratricopeptide repeat protein produces MLGNYHFLNGNYSFALQELENSYKKFPNNLCAKKRLIICYTQTKNIDKALDLFTSLIKENIDCIIDTKPEEEDCPCADLVVKIESGKAERYNQYELFIELGILWLYCDINQSLSYFTKAYQVNQNEMRLEQIIQILTSKINEQHQGERNGK; encoded by the coding sequence ATGCTAGGTAATTATCATTTTCTTAACGGCAATTATTCTTTTGCACTTCAAGAATTGGAAAATTCTTACAAGAAATTCCCAAATAACCTATGCGCAAAAAAGAGATTGATTATTTGTTATACGCAAACCAAGAATATTGACAAAGCTCTTGATCTTTTTACTTCTTTGATCAAAGAAAATATTGACTGCATTATTGATACTAAACCGGAAGAAGAAGACTGCCCATGTGCTGATCTTGTAGTTAAAATTGAAAGCGGGAAAGCTGAAAGATATAATCAATATGAATTATTTATTGAATTAGGTATACTCTGGCTCTACTGCGATATTAACCAATCTCTAAGCTATTTTACAAAAGCCTATCAAGTAAATCAAAATGAAATGCGTTTAGAACAAATCATTCAAATACTAACTTCAAAAATAAACGAACAACATCAAGGAGAGAGAAATGGCAAATGA
- a CDS encoding C-GCAxxG-C-C family protein: MANEITRKDFLTNSSKYAVGAVIGVAGLDILAGGKILANDKATTWPWPYLALDPEYVRLKAHHLYYSDKDCCAGVFGAFTEALKEKMPDPWANMPMEVMLFGRGGGNGWGTLCGAVNGAAAIISLVTSKADSGALINEIWGWAAAAEMPTQKANQTAIDGKYQDKKYNNALVGTVSGSVLCHASVSQWCTIAKKKVGDTERKERCARLAGDITAKTAELLNAKLAKTFVSTFVTDPKVAQCQSCHGAALFNDVNTQMNCVQCHGNEHGAITSVTHESQIPANYQLSQNYPNPFNPSTTLRFSLPQNDKVHLAIYDIKGSVIKTIVDHESFNNGTFQAVWDGTNELGSRVASGVYFARMQAGQYIQTIKMNLLK, from the coding sequence ATGGCAAATGAAATTACAAGAAAAGATTTTTTGACGAATTCGTCAAAGTACGCTGTTGGTGCAGTAATCGGAGTTGCCGGCTTAGATATTTTAGCCGGCGGAAAAATTTTAGCAAATGATAAAGCAACAACATGGCCTTGGCCATATTTGGCTTTAGATCCGGAATATGTAAGACTAAAAGCGCATCACTTATATTATTCTGATAAAGATTGTTGCGCAGGTGTATTCGGTGCTTTTACGGAAGCGCTGAAAGAGAAAATGCCTGATCCATGGGCTAATATGCCGATGGAAGTGATGCTTTTTGGACGGGGCGGCGGAAATGGTTGGGGTACATTATGTGGTGCTGTCAATGGAGCTGCTGCAATAATCAGTCTTGTAACATCAAAAGCTGATTCGGGTGCATTGATAAATGAAATTTGGGGATGGGCTGCTGCTGCGGAAATGCCTACTCAAAAAGCGAATCAAACAGCAATTGACGGTAAATATCAGGACAAAAAATATAATAACGCTTTAGTCGGAACTGTCAGCGGTAGCGTTCTGTGCCATGCATCCGTAAGTCAATGGTGTACAATTGCAAAGAAAAAAGTTGGTGATACGGAAAGAAAAGAAAGATGTGCGCGACTTGCAGGCGATATTACAGCAAAAACTGCCGAACTTTTAAATGCTAAACTTGCTAAGACATTTGTTTCAACTTTTGTAACCGATCCTAAAGTTGCACAGTGCCAATCATGTCACGGCGCAGCTCTTTTTAACGATGTTAATACACAAATGAATTGCGTACAATGCCACGGAAATGAGCATGGGGCAATAACTTCTGTTACACATGAATCGCAAATTCCTGCTAATTATCAATTATCCCAGAACTATCCGAATCCGTTTAACCCTAGTACAACTCTCCGATTTTCTCTTCCGCAGAATGATAAAGTTCATTTGGCTATCTATGATATAAAAGGAAGTGTTATTAAAACAATCGTAGATCATGAATCATTTAATAATGGTACCTTTCAAGCAGTATGGGATGGTACAAATGAACTTGGCAGCAGAGTTGCCAGTGGTGTTTACTTTGCAAGGATGCAAGCCGGACAATATATTCAGACAATAAAAATGAATCTTCTTAAGTAA
- a CDS encoding PAS domain S-box protein, with protein sequence MVKNLKTLLLVEDDELLAMTETRWLSKAGYKIIHTSTGEKAIEFINAQKDEIDLILMDINLGSGIDGTEAAREILRMNDIPLLFLSSHTEKEVVEKTEKITSYGYVVKDSKDVVLLASINMAFKLFNANKALKAKEEDLLKSQTRLKRAEFISQAGNWELHLKSGTVIASEGALRVYGFGNLKLKISDIQKLVLPEYREELNTALQNLIDHDVQYNVKFKIKKADSGEIVDIHSTAEYDKKENVVFGVIKDITLHKIAEDAVKYERNLLRLLIDNIPDQIFFKDSGSLYLLNNAAHLRSMGALTQSEVIGKNPFDFFPEELAQEFWNEELELLKTGKAIYNKEEVRVNQETLENEFYITNKIPVLGHEGKVNGIIGISRNITNIKKHELVIQENEEKYRQLFESDLDALFLIETETGKILEANKAASALYGYSHDELLMLSDIDLSAEPRNTKMFNASNDSKRHLEIRINKRKDGTAFPAEIARSSFDFVNRKVHLASVRDITERKKVEQLLLESEQRWKSAIEGNNQGLWDWNLVSDEVYYSPLWKQMLGYEEKEIENNLNAWTNLVHPDDLPYVMKEVEKHVSGISQVYISEHRVKCKDGSYKWILDQGKILSYNESGKPLRMIGTHTDISNRKKTEEQLFEINEIFRLFIKYNPLYVFIKDSDIKPNYLSDNYEKMLNRPLDEILGKTMDELFPSELSKKMIEDDKRILSEGNYREFIEELDGRTYSSIKFPIFIDGEPKYLAGYTIDITERTKIEMELENQKRFFEQMYLQSATSTQILDKDGWCLRINPKLTELFGVEPEHIEGHIYNIFEDAEIKRNGIDKILRRVFDEHRIEQWEIYFDIGIAADSQNIEVKERKKKWYSNTAAPIVDGEGNLLYVVIQHEDITKRKLAEEQLKESEQIFAAAFHNSSSLISLTTMKDGIYIDVNDTFLKISGYSRDEVIGNSSKKLGLFENPQERDSITEELMRDGNISGRECRFRIKSGKIITTIISSAIINIKGEACLLSTVIDISERKMMEEGLRKFKMSIERSEDAIFITNEKGEIEYANSSFEKVYGFSPNEIIGKTPSILKSGLIPPSVYEEFWSRLLSNQAVIGEIKNKRKDGRVITVEGSNNPIMNDKGEIIGFLGIHRDISERKRDEAIQKVIYNVTAAVTTTKNVEELISITRDQLGTLMDTTNFYIAFYDEATDMLWTPYAKDEKDEIATWPAEKSVTGLVTKNKRSIIATRDDVLAMVKAGLIEMIGTPSEIWIGVPLKVDGKVIGAIVLQDYYDPNAFDSKSIEILEFISGQIGISLQRKQIEKTLQEKQNILSEAQRIAHIGSWNAVIENDKVSWSDETYNVFDVTPGVFEPSLNSILELIHQDDRNRFKESIEKQFNGEKEKGVEFRVKVRDNSMRYLSLTGAPTFDEIGVVNGAIGAVQDITERKESEAQLQRYMEELKAISATKDKFFSIISHDLKNPFHSINSALKIMMSERENMPEEERITFLQGILNTSNRAYLLLENLLLWSRNQMGQIEFMPEKIQLSEIILATIGLTKNSSSLKNITLCHNVSDEIFIIADRNMLETVLRNLLTNAIKFTNENGKIDISANAVDNQFVEISIVDNGIGIEPGNIEKLFKIDKPFSTQGTKSESGTGLGLILCKDFIERNGGKIWVESEFGKGSKFSFTLPIFTEN encoded by the coding sequence TTGGTCAAAAATCTGAAAACACTTTTATTAGTTGAGGACGACGAACTACTTGCTATGACTGAGACTCGGTGGCTAAGTAAAGCGGGTTACAAAATCATCCACACCTCTACCGGTGAAAAAGCGATCGAATTTATTAATGCACAAAAAGACGAGATTGATCTTATCCTAATGGATATCAACCTTGGCAGTGGAATCGATGGAACCGAAGCCGCCCGTGAAATTTTACGCATGAATGATATTCCTCTACTATTTCTTTCTTCCCATACAGAAAAAGAAGTTGTTGAAAAAACCGAGAAGATAACATCGTATGGATACGTTGTAAAAGATTCAAAAGACGTTGTACTGTTAGCTTCCATTAATATGGCATTTAAACTTTTCAACGCGAATAAAGCGCTAAAAGCAAAAGAAGAAGATCTTTTGAAAAGCCAGACCAGATTGAAACGTGCCGAATTTATTTCGCAAGCTGGTAATTGGGAACTGCACTTAAAAAGCGGAACAGTCATCGCTTCCGAAGGTGCGTTAAGAGTCTATGGCTTTGGTAATCTGAAATTGAAAATATCTGATATTCAAAAATTGGTTCTGCCAGAATACCGGGAAGAGCTTAATACCGCTCTCCAAAATTTGATCGATCACGATGTGCAATACAATGTTAAATTTAAAATCAAGAAAGCAGACAGCGGTGAAATTGTTGACATCCATTCAACTGCTGAATATGATAAAAAAGAAAATGTTGTTTTCGGAGTTATAAAAGATATTACCCTTCATAAAATTGCGGAAGATGCCGTTAAATACGAACGCAACCTTTTAAGATTATTGATAGATAACATTCCCGACCAGATATTTTTCAAAGATTCTGGAAGCTTATACTTGCTTAATAATGCAGCGCACCTCCGCTCTATGGGCGCTCTCACACAATCAGAAGTAATTGGGAAAAATCCATTTGATTTCTTCCCAGAAGAATTAGCACAAGAATTTTGGAATGAAGAACTTGAGCTTCTTAAAACCGGAAAAGCAATTTATAACAAAGAAGAAGTAAGAGTAAACCAAGAAACATTAGAGAATGAATTCTACATTACAAATAAGATTCCGGTTTTAGGTCACGAAGGAAAAGTGAACGGAATTATAGGGATAAGCAGAAATATCACCAACATTAAAAAACATGAATTGGTTATTCAAGAAAATGAAGAGAAGTATAGACAGCTCTTTGAATCAGATTTGGATGCACTCTTTTTAATTGAAACCGAAACCGGAAAAATACTTGAAGCAAATAAAGCAGCATCTGCTCTTTACGGATATAGCCATGATGAATTGCTTATGCTTTCGGATATCGATCTTTCCGCTGAGCCTAGAAATACTAAAATGTTTAACGCCAGTAATGATTCAAAAAGACATTTAGAAATTCGAATAAATAAGAGAAAAGATGGTACCGCTTTTCCCGCCGAAATTGCCCGCAGTTCTTTTGATTTTGTGAACCGCAAAGTACATCTGGCCTCTGTTAGAGATATAACCGAGCGCAAAAAGGTTGAACAATTATTACTTGAAAGTGAACAGCGATGGAAATCAGCTATTGAAGGAAATAACCAAGGACTGTGGGATTGGAATTTGGTTTCAGACGAAGTTTATTACTCCCCTCTTTGGAAACAGATGCTTGGATATGAAGAGAAAGAAATTGAGAATAATTTAAATGCTTGGACTAATTTAGTTCATCCGGATGATCTACCTTATGTAATGAAGGAAGTAGAAAAACATGTCAGCGGTATTAGCCAAGTCTATATCTCTGAACATAGAGTAAAATGTAAGGACGGATCTTATAAATGGATCCTCGACCAAGGTAAAATCTTAAGCTATAACGAAAGCGGCAAACCGCTAAGAATGATCGGCACACACACGGATATATCAAACCGCAAAAAAACTGAAGAGCAATTATTCGAGATAAATGAAATATTCAGATTGTTCATTAAATATAATCCTCTCTATGTATTTATAAAAGATAGCGACATCAAACCGAATTATTTAAGCGACAATTATGAAAAAATGCTGAACCGTCCTTTGGATGAGATATTAGGAAAAACTATGGATGAGTTGTTCCCCTCCGAACTCTCTAAAAAAATGATAGAGGATGATAAACGAATTTTAAGCGAAGGAAATTATCGAGAGTTTATTGAAGAATTAGACGGTCGAACATATTCTTCAATTAAGTTTCCAATCTTTATTGATGGAGAACCAAAATATTTGGCTGGTTATACGATTGATATAACCGAACGCACAAAAATTGAAATGGAACTTGAGAATCAAAAAAGATTTTTTGAACAAATGTATCTGCAATCCGCCACAAGTACTCAGATATTAGATAAAGACGGCTGGTGCCTACGCATTAATCCTAAACTTACAGAACTATTCGGGGTTGAACCGGAACATATCGAAGGTCACATTTATAACATCTTTGAAGATGCCGAGATAAAAAGGAACGGGATTGATAAAATTTTGCGCAGAGTTTTTGATGAGCACAGAATTGAACAATGGGAAATCTATTTTGATATTGGTATAGCTGCAGATTCTCAAAATATAGAAGTGAAAGAAAGAAAAAAGAAATGGTATTCCAATACCGCAGCGCCGATAGTAGATGGTGAAGGGAATCTTCTCTACGTAGTTATTCAACATGAAGATATTACAAAACGTAAACTGGCAGAGGAACAATTAAAAGAATCTGAACAAATTTTTGCCGCAGCTTTTCATAACAGTTCGTCTTTGATTTCCCTCACAACTATGAAAGATGGAATTTATATCGATGTTAATGATACATTTTTAAAAATCTCGGGTTACTCGCGCGATGAAGTAATCGGCAATAGTTCCAAAAAATTAGGACTGTTTGAAAATCCTCAAGAACGAGACAGCATAACAGAAGAATTAATGAGAGACGGAAACATATCGGGGCGAGAATGTCGGTTCAGAATAAAATCCGGGAAAATCATAACAACAATCATTTCAAGTGCAATTATTAATATAAAAGGTGAAGCATGTTTACTTTCGACCGTAATTGATATATCGGAACGAAAAATGATGGAAGAAGGATTAAGAAAATTCAAGATGAGCATTGAGCGTTCTGAAGATGCAATATTTATCACCAATGAAAAAGGAGAAATTGAGTACGCCAACAGTTCATTCGAGAAAGTTTATGGTTTTAGTCCCAACGAAATAATTGGAAAAACACCAAGCATTTTAAAATCTGGACTTATACCACCAAGCGTTTATGAAGAATTCTGGTCGAGGTTATTATCAAACCAAGCGGTAATAGGAGAAATAAAGAACAAAAGAAAGGACGGGCGGGTAATAACGGTTGAGGGTTCGAATAATCCGATAATGAATGATAAGGGCGAGATCATTGGTTTTCTAGGAATTCACCGGGATATATCGGAGCGGAAACGCGATGAAGCAATACAAAAAGTTATTTACAACGTTACGGCAGCAGTTACAACTACAAAAAATGTTGAAGAGTTAATAAGTATCACCAGAGATCAATTAGGAACTCTGATGGATACAACTAATTTTTATATTGCTTTCTATGATGAAGCGACTGATATGCTTTGGACACCTTATGCTAAAGATGAGAAGGATGAGATAGCTACGTGGCCCGCAGAAAAATCTGTAACCGGTCTTGTTACGAAAAATAAGAGATCAATTATTGCGACCAGAGACGACGTATTAGCAATGGTCAAGGCTGGGCTCATAGAGATGATTGGGACTCCATCGGAAATATGGATCGGAGTTCCATTAAAGGTAGACGGGAAAGTAATAGGTGCAATTGTACTGCAAGATTATTATGACCCGAATGCATTCGACTCCAAAAGCATTGAAATTTTAGAATTTATTTCGGGACAGATTGGAATTTCTCTTCAACGAAAGCAAATTGAAAAGACTTTACAAGAGAAGCAGAACATTCTTTCCGAGGCACAGAGAATAGCACATATTGGGAGCTGGAATGCCGTTATAGAAAATGATAAGGTCTCCTGGTCAGATGAGACGTACAATGTTTTCGATGTTACTCCAGGGGTATTTGAACCATCTTTGAATTCAATATTAGAACTGATCCACCAAGATGATAGAAATCGTTTCAAAGAATCGATTGAAAAACAATTCAACGGAGAGAAGGAAAAAGGAGTTGAGTTCCGGGTCAAAGTTCGTGACAACTCAATGCGTTATTTAAGCCTTACCGGGGCACCTACTTTTGATGAAATAGGAGTTGTAAACGGAGCTATCGGTGCAGTTCAGGATATAACTGAACGAAAAGAATCCGAGGCACAGCTCCAAAGATATATGGAAGAACTTAAAGCCATCAGCGCAACTAAAGATAAATTCTTCTCGATTATTTCACATGACCTTAAAAATCCGTTTCATTCAATAAATAGTGCTCTAAAGATCATGATGAGTGAGCGTGAAAATATGCCTGAAGAAGAAAGAATAACATTCTTACAGGGGATTCTGAATACATCAAATAGAGCTTATCTTCTCCTTGAGAATTTATTGCTCTGGTCCAGAAATCAGATGGGTCAAATAGAATTTATGCCAGAGAAAATTCAGCTCTCCGAGATTATACTTGCTACAATCGGGTTAACTAAGAACAGTTCGTCTCTAAAGAATATTACACTTTGCCACAATGTAAGCGATGAGATATTTATCATAGCTGATAGGAATATGCTCGAAACTGTGCTTAGAAATTTATTGACCAATGCCATTAAATTTACAAATGAAAACGGTAAAATTGATATTTCAGCTAATGCGGTTGATAATCAATTTGTAGAAATCAGTATAGTTGATAATGGTATTGGCATTGAACCGGGAAACATTGAAAAACTTTTCAAAATTGATAAGCCATTTTCAACACAAGGGACGAAGAGCGAATCCGGTACCGGGTTGGGATTAATTCTCTGCAAAGATTTTATTGAAAGAAACGGCGGAAAAATTTGGGTTGAAAGTGAATTTGGAAAAGGAAGTAAATTTTCTTTTACCTTGCCAATCTTCACAGAAAATTAA
- a CDS encoding T9SS type A sorting domain-containing protein translates to MKKILSFFFLFVSATIYYAQSPCSGTPTITYAGKTYNTIQVGNQCWLKENIDIGNMINGNQSQANNNVIEKYCYQDDLSNCEKYGGLYSWNEAMKYTSSGNKVQGICPGGWHLPTLDELTELRSAVNNDGNSLKEIGQGQGIGIGAGTNTSGFSALLSGSRGFNGQSYYFSHLRVYIWLWSSTDYNSTYTNVLELGYSDSNILLYLNGKEAAFSVRCLKGDGITSVSDDLNKKEIPTNYSISQNYPNPFNPSTKIKYQISTSGKVSLNVFDLLGNKIATLVNDFRSPGSYTVDFDGENIPSGIYFYRIQVNEYTEAKKMILIK, encoded by the coding sequence ATGAAAAAAATACTTTCGTTTTTCTTCTTATTTGTCTCGGCAACAATTTACTATGCACAAAGTCCTTGTTCCGGCACACCCACAATAACATATGCTGGTAAGACTTACAATACAATACAAGTAGGGAATCAATGCTGGTTGAAAGAAAATATAGATATTGGTAACATGATAAACGGCAATCAAAGCCAGGCTAACAACAATGTAATAGAAAAATATTGTTATCAAGATGATCTTTCAAATTGTGAGAAGTATGGCGGGTTATATTCTTGGAATGAAGCAATGAAGTATACATCAAGCGGAAACAAAGTACAGGGCATTTGTCCTGGCGGATGGCATTTACCGACTTTGGATGAATTAACGGAATTGAGATCTGCGGTTAATAATGACGGCAACTCATTAAAAGAAATCGGTCAGGGTCAAGGAATTGGTATCGGTGCCGGAACTAATACAAGCGGTTTTTCGGCACTGCTTTCAGGCAGTCGCGGCTTTAACGGTCAATCATATTACTTCAGTCATTTGAGAGTTTATATCTGGCTCTGGAGTTCAACTGATTACAATTCAACTTATACTAATGTTCTTGAGTTGGGATATAGTGATAGCAATATTCTTCTCTATTTAAATGGTAAGGAAGCAGCTTTTAGCGTACGTTGTCTTAAGGGAGACGGCATCACTTCTGTCTCGGATGATCTAAACAAAAAAGAAATTCCTACCAACTATTCAATTTCGCAAAATTATCCTAATCCATTTAATCCAAGTACAAAAATAAAATATCAAATTTCTACTTCAGGGAAAGTTTCATTAAATGTATTTGATCTGCTTGGAAACAAAATTGCGACTTTAGTAAATGACTTTAGATCGCCCGGCAGTTATACGGTAGATTTTGACGGGGAAAATATTCCGAGCGGAATTTATTTTTATAGAATTCAGGTTAATGAATATACAGAAGCTAAAAAAATGATTCTGATAAAATAA
- a CDS encoding TonB family protein, translated as MKNIVFLFCSIITISCSSIPQNETNSTRLELLEKYPLPTVLQEIYKPNFRISALMLINQNGSVIEVKLLRSSGDHSWDMKLIESLKKWKYAPPLVNNHPRSIWIQQNIRIEIGEPLYLSFSEILCENIVQANEVYEALKKGQDFGDLALKYSINPSRINRGKVESVDIHIYPDYLQKELKSLNTHEFSMPIRYGDKFLIVKRNGT; from the coding sequence ATGAAAAATATTGTTTTCTTATTTTGTTCAATCATTACAATAAGCTGCAGTTCGATACCGCAAAATGAAACTAACTCTACCAGGCTGGAACTATTAGAAAAGTATCCGTTGCCTACCGTACTGCAAGAAATTTACAAACCGAATTTTAGAATATCGGCATTGATGTTGATCAATCAAAATGGTTCAGTTATTGAAGTTAAATTGCTAAGATCCAGTGGAGATCATTCATGGGATATGAAGTTGATTGAGTCACTCAAAAAATGGAAATATGCGCCTCCGTTGGTTAATAATCATCCCCGCAGTATTTGGATCCAGCAGAATATCAGAATTGAAATTGGAGAACCGCTTTATCTCTCATTCTCAGAGATATTATGTGAGAATATTGTCCAGGCAAATGAGGTGTATGAAGCGCTGAAGAAAGGTCAGGATTTCGGGGATCTAGCTCTGAAATATTCTATTAATCCATCCAGAATAAATAGAGGCAAAGTTGAGAGTGTGGATATTCATATTTATCCGGATTATCTACAGAAAGAATTAAAAAGCCTAAATACTCATGAATTCAGTATGCCAATCCGATACGGCGATAAATTTTTGATTGTTAAGCGGAACGGTACATAG